The Elaeis guineensis isolate ETL-2024a chromosome 3, EG11, whole genome shotgun sequence region TCTGGGCAACGTTCCACTTTCACATGGAAATAGTATTTTGTACGTACGAGTTATCATGGATACCTCCCTGAATTGTAAATTGCTGCAATGTCAATGTTATGCTTTTTACATTGGTCAAATAGGTTCAAAATCCACCAGAGTAATCAAGACTCGCGGCAAttgcatatgataattaatgactcATGTACAACTCTTGCTGCTATTTTGATGTGTCTATTGAAGCAATTGCAATGCCTACAGAGGATTACTGTGAATTTCCAGTATAAATTGGATGGATCTATCTATGTAATTAATATGGCGAATTCAAGATCGACATTGTAGTAATTAATTCAAAATGAAGGTGCCACTACTACATTTTTCTAACCTTCGCGATTCTAGCACTTGTACGTACGTTGCAATGAGTATTCATTTTTAACCTTTACAATTCTAACACTTTTATATTGCCAGAAGCGCACCAAGTAAGCCCACAATTACAAAAGTGCCACGGATCCCTTTGAAATCTAACACTAGTCTACGGGAGAAGCTACTGCTATTAAAGGGTGATCCAGCTCTCCGCGTTTTGGGACCTGAAAGCAACAAGCCATGGCTGCTATATAAGAGGAGCTGGAGCTAGAAGGCTCTTCCATGTACCATATCATGGCGACTAGCCGAGAGGAGTCCGACTACGACAGCAGCTGCTCTTCCTTCACGGTGCCCGACTCCCGCCGGAGCTTGGGGAGCTCGAGTTCCATGTCGGTGCGCTCCTACTTCTGCAGCACATCGCAGCACAAGCCCCACAAGGCCAACCAGACCGAGTGGGAGGCCATCCGGAGGGTCCAGGCGGCCGCGGGCCGCGTGGGGCTCGACCACTTCCGCCTCGTGCGCCGCCTCGGGAGCGGCGACCTCGGGAACGTGTACCTGTGCCAGCTCCGAGACCCCATGTTCTCCGGTTGCCTCTACGCCATCAAAGTGGTGGACAAGGAGGCCCTCGCCTTCCGGAAGAAGCTTCAGCGGGCGGAGACCGAGAGGGAGATCCTCCGAACGCTCGATCACCCCTTCCTCCCCACCCTGTATGCCGAGTTCGACGCTGCGCACTACTCCTGCCTTCTCATGGAGTTCTGTCCAGGCGGTGATTTGCACGTCGTCCGGCAGCGTCAGCCCGGAAGACGCTTCACCATCTCTTCTGCCaggtaattataattatatatatatatatataatctatttCTCTTCTAGATTCCACCTCATAATAAAATGGAAAAGCTAATTATCAACTGTATTATATGTAGGTTTTATGCCGCGGAGACGCTGCTGGCTCTGGAGTACCTCCACATGATGGGGGTGGTGTACCGGGATCTAAAGCCGGAGAATGTGCTTGTTAGGGATGATGGTCACATCATGCTCTCCGACTTCGATCTATCCTTAAAATGTCATGTGGTTCCGAGGCTTCTGAGGCAGAGGCTGGACCCCAAGCTGGTCGACAAGAATGCCAAGGGCTCCAGCTCATCTTGCGTGCCGCCAATGCAGCCGGTGCTCTCTTGCTTCTATGGCGGGACCAGGCAGAAGGCCAGGCCCGCACCGGAGACGGTCACCAAGGAGGATGGCTTCGACCCCGAGCTCGTGGCCGAGCCCGTCGCCGCCCGGTCCAGATCGTTCGTAGGCACGCACGAGTACCTTGCGCCGGAGGTGATCTCCGGCGCAGGCCACGGGAGCGCCGTGGATTGGTGGACTCTCGGAGTGTTCCTGTATGAGATGATGTACGGGAGAACGCCGTTCAAAGGCGACGACAATGAGAAGACGCTCGTCAATATCATCAAGCAACCGCTGACTTTTCCCAAGGTGGCAACCTGCGGTAAGGAGTTGGATGAGATATTAAGAGCTCAGGACCTCATAAGCAAGCTCTTGGTGAAGAACCCCAAGAGGAGGATTGGGAGCTTGAAGGGCGCCGCGGAGATCAAGAGGCACGAGTTCTTCAAGGGGGTGAATTGGGCTCTCATTAGGTCGGTGAGGCCCCCTGAGGTCCCCAGAGATCTGAGGAGAACGAGGAGCAAAGCCCCCGTCCAAAAGCTCGGAAAGAAGAGGGACGAGCGTTACCACATCCCTCAACATTTTGATTACTTCTAAGTGCTTGTTTATTGTATGTTCATTAATCCACCCACTGATTTACTACTCAAGGAATATTTAACAGAGCGAAGATTATTTTCTTGTTCTTATTACTAATTAATCACATAATCTTATATATCataaccctctctctctctctctctcacgcgcGCGCCCgcgcacacaaacacacacacacacacacgcctCGCAATCTTCTTTTCCCTTTTCGCTTTTGGCTGTAAAAAGAGCTAGCAGTCCCGGATGAATATGAACGAACGTGCCAAAGTTATGCTGGTAAACCCATCCACTTGTATCATGGACGACCCCAGAAAAAGTTCAAAGAAAAGATGTTGCATTACAATTAGCATCATCTATATATGTCGAAGGCTTAATGCATGCTGTCGGGGACCCCACTTAAAAAGAAGCTGCATGTTAGTTGAAAGTTGTTAGCTAGCACGCACAAGCAAGGAAGAGTTATTGGATTGAATATTAAATTCATAGTTCTGGAGCTCCAAAAAGGCAAAATGAAGGTTTAGTTACTTCCGATGCATCTACTGCCACCAACGAGAAAAAACTATTCTTAGGGAGATGCCCGGGCACGAGAAGAGCAATGATAGAAACAAATGTTGACAATGAATACAGCGTAGTCATTTTGGTTGGGAGGTTGATATATTTGTTGCATGCAAGGGGAATGACTATAAAATACATAAAACTAAGTGGTCATTATGATATTTCCTTGTAGTAGTATGGGAAAATTAATGTGATTTTTCCCAAAAAAAGGAAGTTCTGAAAATAACTAGGCTTCCTAGCTGAACTTAGCTTCAGTCATGAGATGTTCCTGATGTTGCTGATGCATAATGTATGGAAGAAACTGTGTAAAGCCTATGGCAGATAttcaaaaaaagggaaaaaacaaTGATGATACATGGTTATGAAGAGAACAGGATTAGATGATTGTGGATTAATTTTGAGGTGGATGATGAAGTTGACTGGATGATTATAACCTCATTAAATGGCTGGAGGATCAATTAAATTATATGTGAGAGCCTAATTGATTATGATCTCAAATAAAGCTTTTTGGTAGCTCGACAAAGATGGCTAAATCAAATAAACTAAAAGGGTTGAAGTTCAAGTTTGTTGCTTAGTGGAAACTTTATTCCTACAGTGGGCCCTACTGTAGTACATGATAGATTTTGCAATTTTATGTGCATTTTCATGATCACTTTTCTATGCACCATT contains the following coding sequences:
- the LOC105040192 gene encoding protein kinase PINOID 2 yields the protein MYHIMATSREESDYDSSCSSFTVPDSRRSLGSSSSMSVRSYFCSTSQHKPHKANQTEWEAIRRVQAAAGRVGLDHFRLVRRLGSGDLGNVYLCQLRDPMFSGCLYAIKVVDKEALAFRKKLQRAETEREILRTLDHPFLPTLYAEFDAAHYSCLLMEFCPGGDLHVVRQRQPGRRFTISSARFYAAETLLALEYLHMMGVVYRDLKPENVLVRDDGHIMLSDFDLSLKCHVVPRLLRQRLDPKLVDKNAKGSSSSCVPPMQPVLSCFYGGTRQKARPAPETVTKEDGFDPELVAEPVAARSRSFVGTHEYLAPEVISGAGHGSAVDWWTLGVFLYEMMYGRTPFKGDDNEKTLVNIIKQPLTFPKVATCGKELDEILRAQDLISKLLVKNPKRRIGSLKGAAEIKRHEFFKGVNWALIRSVRPPEVPRDLRRTRSKAPVQKLGKKRDERYHIPQHFDYF